The following coding sequences lie in one Leptospira inadai serovar Lyme str. 10 genomic window:
- a CDS encoding proton-conducting transporter membrane subunit, whose amino-acid sequence MSLEILYGIGFAVFILIFLTYVLAPTRNQSDLPFWSVLLILCAGLNFAAWGERDTTLQWVLIEATTFVGSLLISSSRTSKSFPIAWKFLLINSFGLGIAFLGIVLILAAFHVINQPVDVLAANVSDHPEIIWVEIGLWLAIFGYTAKLGLFPNHVWIEDTYGESPTQVSSLLSAFIPVSVCFALRPFVHMDHQLFPHTFSGADGLLVLGIVTILISIFAVYDRNDIRRISAKVALFHTGALAVILWMDLSDVVFYFVMASNLVVKSLLFISMGIVRMDAGKRELGKILQSDSINKPALSLFVLALFLAFVMPGSPVFVNDIILIKAGQIGGKGLVILVPILGLVFFGVMLYKIAPLLNLKGRPFQKENSTILRIRMTNGFFLLLLLLGTGCWGFFLLVQGVL is encoded by the coding sequence ATGAGTTTGGAAATCTTATACGGGATCGGGTTTGCGGTATTCATACTGATTTTCCTAACCTATGTTCTCGCACCCACCCGCAATCAATCCGATCTACCTTTTTGGTCCGTATTACTCATCCTATGCGCGGGTTTGAATTTCGCCGCTTGGGGGGAAAGAGATACCACACTTCAATGGGTTCTTATCGAAGCCACGACGTTCGTAGGCTCTTTACTCATCTCATCCAGTAGAACTTCGAAATCCTTTCCCATAGCCTGGAAATTTCTACTGATCAACTCCTTCGGTTTAGGTATCGCTTTTTTAGGAATCGTCTTGATTCTCGCAGCCTTCCATGTAATCAACCAACCGGTGGACGTCCTCGCGGCTAATGTTTCCGATCATCCGGAAATCATATGGGTAGAGATAGGTCTTTGGTTAGCGATCTTCGGATACACCGCTAAGCTAGGTCTTTTCCCGAATCATGTTTGGATCGAAGACACTTACGGAGAGAGCCCGACGCAAGTGTCCTCACTTCTATCCGCATTCATACCGGTTTCGGTTTGTTTTGCGCTTCGTCCTTTCGTACATATGGATCATCAACTCTTTCCTCACACATTCAGCGGTGCGGACGGATTGTTGGTATTAGGGATCGTTACGATTCTAATCAGTATCTTTGCCGTTTATGACAGGAACGATATCCGTAGGATCTCCGCAAAAGTAGCGCTGTTTCATACGGGCGCACTTGCGGTGATTCTTTGGATGGATTTGAGCGATGTGGTATTTTACTTCGTCATGGCTTCCAATCTAGTCGTTAAGTCCCTTCTATTCATCAGTATGGGGATAGTCAGAATGGACGCAGGCAAAAGGGAACTGGGTAAAATTCTACAATCCGATTCCATTAACAAGCCTGCGTTATCTCTCTTTGTCTTAGCCCTCTTTTTGGCGTTTGTGATGCCGGGCTCCCCGGTCTTTGTGAACGATATCATTCTGATCAAAGCGGGACAAATCGGTGGAAAGGGTTTAGTAATTTTAGTCCCTATCCTAGGTCTCGTTTTCTTCGGGGTCATGTTGTATAAGATCGCGCCTTTATTAAACCTAAAAGGGCGACCCTTCCAAAAGGAAAATTCGACGATCTTGCGTATCCGAATGACGAACGGATTTTTCCTCCTCCTCCTTTTGCTCGGCACCGGGTGTTGGGGGTTCTTCTTATTAGTCCAGGGGGTTTTATGA
- a CDS encoding metal (Ni/Fe) hydrogenase large subunit — protein MRTVTGIFQSKETKQTHRFWLTNQGVEHEVLPKANEKNIIEDAVNPIWILRHSLGTDQGAEDYSSIDFEKYLSQERKLLLERFVTKEGIKDLVYRGIHVPVPASFYSHAVGPIHAGVIEPGHFRFIVEGEEIRNLDIRLGFQKRGLIEKMKGLHKDSIAPYAEAISGDSTIAYDIAFSKAFEEAHGIQVSQEINFARAVLLEIERIAIHIGDLGAIAGDIGYYPLQGVCSMQRGVPLGVMEALTGNRFGRGALSPGKVRLRKRITPEFLSDLSKRIANVTADVAAHFERASEKSTNRERLQACGIVPQKQIKNLGFVGMVEKCTGLSRDLRVHDSSYSLTPVPLNLTLDSGQMRGDAWSRFYLRYQELKNSGEWLEKAIPLLIEFPKAADSLEKTKISKPKSGLYFGSAEGWRGPVLIAISLDSSGSILDAYVRDPSVLNWHALELAVRGENIGDFPLNNKSFNLSYVGVDL, from the coding sequence ATGAGGACTGTTACCGGAATCTTTCAGAGCAAAGAAACCAAACAAACGCATCGCTTTTGGTTGACCAATCAAGGAGTAGAACACGAAGTTCTTCCCAAAGCAAATGAGAAAAACATTATAGAGGATGCGGTAAATCCGATTTGGATTCTCAGGCATAGTTTAGGAACCGATCAAGGAGCTGAAGATTATTCCTCCATCGATTTCGAGAAATATCTTTCGCAGGAAAGAAAACTTCTTTTGGAAAGATTCGTCACCAAGGAGGGAATCAAGGATCTAGTTTATCGAGGCATTCATGTTCCCGTACCTGCTTCTTTTTATAGCCACGCTGTCGGCCCCATTCATGCCGGAGTCATCGAACCGGGACATTTTAGGTTCATCGTTGAAGGGGAAGAAATCCGGAACTTAGATATCCGTTTAGGATTCCAGAAGCGCGGGCTCATCGAAAAGATGAAAGGTCTGCATAAGGATTCGATTGCTCCCTATGCCGAAGCAATCTCCGGCGACTCTACGATCGCCTATGATATCGCGTTTAGCAAGGCTTTTGAAGAAGCCCATGGCATTCAGGTTTCTCAGGAAATTAATTTCGCGAGGGCGGTTCTTTTGGAAATCGAAAGAATCGCGATCCATATCGGAGACTTAGGTGCGATTGCGGGAGACATCGGCTATTATCCTTTGCAGGGAGTCTGCTCCATGCAACGAGGAGTTCCTCTAGGCGTAATGGAAGCTCTTACCGGAAATCGATTCGGTCGCGGAGCTCTTTCCCCCGGAAAGGTCCGTTTAAGAAAGCGGATCACTCCCGAGTTCCTATCGGATCTATCCAAGCGAATCGCGAACGTTACCGCAGACGTGGCCGCTCATTTCGAAAGAGCCTCCGAAAAATCCACCAATCGAGAAAGGTTGCAAGCTTGCGGTATCGTTCCCCAAAAACAGATTAAGAATCTCGGATTCGTAGGAATGGTCGAAAAGTGCACCGGATTGTCCAGAGATCTTCGTGTGCATGATTCCTCTTATTCGCTCACTCCAGTGCCCTTGAATCTTACTTTAGATTCGGGGCAGATGCGGGGAGACGCATGGTCCAGATTCTATCTTCGCTATCAAGAGTTGAAGAACAGTGGAGAGTGGTTGGAAAAAGCCATTCCTTTGTTAATCGAATTCCCGAAAGCCGCAGACTCGTTAGAGAAAACGAAAATCTCTAAACCGAAATCGGGACTTTATTTCGGTTCTGCCGAAGGATGGAGAGGTCCCGTTTTGATCGCGATTAGCTTGGATTCTTCAGGCTCGATTCTGGATGCGTATGTTAGAGATCCTTCCGTGTTGAACTGGCACGCGTTGGAGCTTGCCGTAAGAGGTGAGAATATCGGAGACTTCCCCCTAAATAATAAATCCTTTAACCTCAGTTATGTGGGCGTAGATCTATGA
- a CDS encoding 4Fe-4S dicluster domain-containing protein, translating into MKLLYEVLNIFKPAKNMDFKKVLPTNPNARGIPVPNFKKGTSCLDCKACEKVCPTKAMQIKSAKEIVFDYGACLQCGLCAEACPDDKIEDSGFVHVYSVDRNALVVSYIDGIPAEYSETLSENVKEFRKITKNTGFQYREVAASGNNSTEAEINASFNAVFDSEASMVRVVASPKHADALVYAGPVGVNMETPLLIAWDTMPETKALIACGTEAVSGGLFTRGKLPKEPDLFIAGDPPRPDVMISAFRYLMGTKKYSFRDELSKFIEAKKNV; encoded by the coding sequence ATGAAACTATTATACGAAGTTCTCAATATTTTCAAACCGGCCAAGAACATGGACTTTAAAAAAGTCCTGCCGACCAATCCCAATGCCCGAGGAATTCCCGTCCCTAATTTCAAAAAGGGGACTTCCTGCTTGGATTGTAAGGCCTGCGAAAAAGTTTGTCCGACTAAGGCCATGCAAATCAAATCCGCGAAGGAAATCGTCTTCGATTACGGAGCCTGTCTACAATGCGGACTTTGTGCCGAGGCTTGTCCGGATGATAAGATAGAAGATTCTGGATTCGTCCATGTCTATTCGGTAGACCGAAACGCATTAGTCGTTTCTTATATAGATGGAATTCCCGCCGAGTATTCCGAAACCCTTTCCGAAAACGTAAAGGAATTCAGGAAGATCACTAAAAACACCGGATTTCAGTACAGAGAAGTCGCCGCCAGCGGGAATAACTCGACCGAAGCGGAAATCAACGCCAGCTTTAACGCGGTCTTCGATAGCGAAGCGAGTATGGTGAGAGTCGTCGCCTCTCCCAAACATGCCGACGCTTTAGTATATGCCGGGCCTGTCGGAGTCAACATGGAGACGCCGCTTCTGATAGCATGGGACACAATGCCAGAAACGAAAGCGCTCATCGCTTGTGGAACCGAAGCGGTCTCGGGAGGTCTTTTTACGAGAGGTAAGCTCCCGAAAGAGCCCGACCTTTTTATAGCGGGTGATCCTCCGAGACCCGACGTTATGATAAGCGCATTTCGTTATCTGATGGGAACTAAAAAATATTCCTTCCGGGACGAACTTAGCAAGTTCATAGAAGCGAAGAAGAACGTTTAA